In Thermodesulfobacteriota bacterium, the genomic stretch GGATGACTTTCTAAGAGAATGGATGGACTAAGCGAACTAGCTAACTACTTCGATAACAAGAATGTGCCTTCTAGGGTATTCCAAGAGTCGTTGAATTCTTTTCCGGTAAAGACAAGCACGAAGTTCCTTCCATCTGCGCTCAGCCACTTGTTCGAGAAGTTCCAATAGAATGTGTTCGGTTCTATATTCGGGGCTCCAAATGCCATTTCATAAAGCACTGTTCTCCAAGGACCCCAGGGCTCGTCGGCTTCGAATATACCTATATTTCCTTTAGCTCTACTAACATGCTCGGTGACGAGAAAATACTTATCCAGGGGTTGATTATAGCTTACACTGGTCCTCATCACACCGTTGGGGTCCTGAAACACCGGCTTGCGGTTGTTAATATTAGACGTCCAGGTTGGATTTCCATTGTCATCCAAGCCAGAAAAAAACTCATACTCACCCTGATTTTCAATGGCGGCTATCGGTACCCTCATCAGAGTTATCTCGCCGGGGAACTGAACGTCCCATTGAAGTTGTTTAATATTGGGAGCGTAGATATAAACGAAATTGTCCCTAGCACCCTTATAATCCTGCCCAAACTGCAAAAAACAAGGAGCGAAGAAACCCAGATCAGCCTGTGTTCCTTGGTTAAACTCCACCCCGGTATACGTCCAGGTTGCACCACGATTGGTCGATTTATAAAGCCTGGAGAATTTAAAGGCGTCGCTGCCTGACCCATCGCCATTCCGCCACATGTATAGCGAGCCCCCGATTGAAATGATCCCTTCGCTTTTGCCCTCAAACTGAGCTGGGTTTTCTGCATTCTTCCCACCCCAGACATTAAACCCCTTGTAGTCGTTCTTAGACCCCTCTATTCGGGCAACACCTAGAGATACACGTCCGTCTTTATTGGTACCCCCAAAACCGCCGCCATCGCCCCAGACTGTATATTGATGACCATCATCTGCCCAGGTAATTGCCCAATTATCACTGCCTGGAGCCAGCCTTTTATGGGTTGACCAATCAAAGGAGATACCGGTAATTAGCAAACTCCGAGGATGAGGAGAACTAAACGATTCTGCTCCATCCCTGCCATCTCCACCGCAACCAATTATTACAAATAGAATGATACATAAACAAATATTCCTCATAATTCCCCCCTTAAAGATAACTATTAAATTTAATTATAACAGTGCATGTTCTTGTTTTCTAAATATTAAAGTACCTAATCGAACATTTCATTTGCTTTTCTGAGATAATAAGCTGAATCATCTCTTTCTGAGCATCAAAGACCTTACTCATCCCTACTCTGGAAGATCGATTACCCAATATATCCATTAGAGGCCTGAATAAGTAATTCTCCAAATTTCTCCAGAACGCACCACCAAGTCCAGGTAACTGACCGCTGCCGAGCGATCCTCCAAACCGTACTAGCACTAGCTCGAGGCTAGGAACCACCAGCAAAATCTGGTGTCCTCCACCAGCAGCGATAAAGGCATCATGGGGGAGAGAAGTTAGAGCACCATTTGAGTTCACCCACCAATAGAAACCGGGTTCGGGATGGCCTAATGGTATCTCAACCTCCGGTCCGCCGCCAAATGATGACAACGCTCTGTCGACCAATACCGGGTCTAAGAGTTGTTTTCCTTTCCATTCACCTCTATTCAGCATTAGCTGCCCTACTTTTGCTCCGGGATTGCTATAAGCATACCTAGAACCGGGAGGGAAAATTACGGGCGCTTTAGTAATGGCGATCGGAAATCGCTCAGACAGATTTCGCCAGTAGGTTCCTTTCCATTCCGTTAGTTCTTCTTTAGGTTTTCCTGGTTCATTCGCATCCTCGATTCCCGAAGTATGTGTGATCAGATGACGGATTGTTATATTAGATTTAAACGGGTGGTCCTTCCATGCAGGTATATAATTCCAAGCAGGATCATCTATAACGATTCGTCCATCTCCTAACACAAGGAGCAATAACATACTACCGGCAAGAACCTTTGCTAACGAAGCGGTCCCATGCAAAGTGTTCGGTCCGTAACCTGGCGCATACCACTCTAAAATGATCTTATCTTTCCTCACCAGCAATAAGGCTCTTGTTTTTCTGGCAATTAAATCGTCTTTGAATAGGTTAAGCCTTCGACCGTCAACCCCCATGCTTTCCGGCGTAGCCATCTCCCACTTCGTATTGGGACTGGTCCAAGGAAATGTTAGGTTGTACTTACTGAGGAATTTAGAAAATTTTTGGTATGTAGGAAAAAGATTAAAACCTATTATAAGAGCTATCACAAAGGCTAAAAAAGCTAGTATTGCCAGCGCAGTTGACATATTTACCCTCGATAAAAGGAAAAGACGCTTCATAGCAAGAAACTCCCATCCCGGGTATATTATATATTTTCATCCCTCAATCTTGCAATGAGATGATCCGCTAACCTGTGGGATAATGCGGTTATAGACAATGTAGGATGGGCTGCACCGCCTGTCACAAAAACCGCACTGCTTGCAACATAAAGATTTGGTGAATCATGAACACGGAGGTTCCGGTCCACGACGCTTCTTTTGGGATCATCACCCATACGACAGGTGCCAATGTGGTGATGCGACCAGGACATTGGCTCCTCCTGGACATCCCCGCCTCCAAGCTCAGAATAGATGCTCTTAACTAACGACCGGGCATGATCCATAGTCCTGATGTCATCATCCGAGAAACTGAGAGAAACGTCCAGCCCAGGGCTACCAAAATAATCTTTCAAATCCGAGGCGAGAGACACTAGGTTTTTGTCCATGGGGCGCATCTCCAATGTGGCCGCAATTTTCAGAATCCCTGGTGTCTTTGGCTCCCAGTAGAAAGCCAAAATCACACTTCCCATACCCTGCTTCTTAAACTGCTCGTAGAACTGATGGCTACGGCCCAACTGGAAGTGAGGGGGAGGTTTATCGTAGGTAATCTTTCCGCTAAAAATCAGATTCGGGTGCTCGGTAAAACAGCTCCCGACCAGATTATATCTATTACCTATACCCTCAGGAAATGTTTGCGAACGAGAAAGGAGAAGGAGACGGGTGCTTTCCAGGGCTCCGCAAGCGATTACATAAACACGCGCTCTTATCTGTCTGCTCTCCCCGTCCAGAGTTTTAACCACCACATTCACAATTCGACCGTCTGGATCAGGAACCAGTTCGGTAACCGTAACTCCGGATATTATTCTGGCGTTGGGAGATATGGATATATCCGGGAGTAAATCCCTAGCTGTCTTGACCGGTCCTTTCCCAAACCTTCCGGTAGATGTTGACGAGTAGTCAACCGTGATGCCCGCTTTTCTCATCAACGACTTCAGCGCAGCGATGTCTGTATCAGGGGGTAAAGGAAGGGCATTTTTCCTAGGGGGATGATAATTTGATAAATGTCCTCCCCGTACACGCAACGTCTTTTCTGCCCTCTCGTAATAAGGCTCGAGTTGGTCGTAGGTGATTGGCCAATGGGCGTCGTCAGGTGTATAAGCATTCTTCTCGAAATCTAAGGGGTGAAGCCGGGAGCACCTTCCGGTCCAGAGGTTCGATGCACCGCCCAAGGCACGTAACCGGGTCGCTACCACCGGGTACGTGACAGGACCTGAACTGCGGTAAACATCGAGCTTTTGGACCCGTGGATCAGAATGACTCAAATCCAGCCCCGACTCCAGAATTAGTATCTTAGAACCATTATGGGCTAAGCTCATAGCCAGCACCGACCCGGCTGGTCCAGAACCGATGATGCAAACGTCAAACTGACCGGATTGATTTAGGTCTTTTGGCGAATATAGGCGCAGGCTGGGACTGGGTAGATTGCCCGGTTTTTGTAATAACCTATTGTATAAGCCTGGGAATAATTCCCTTAACCGAGGGAACGAAAGCCAACTGGCAACTGCGGAGGCAGCACCAGCCAGGCCGATCAGAAAAGACCTGCGGCTAAGTTTACGCATTTCCGAGTTACGTCCTTTTTATTCTGAGAATAATACCGATGAAAAGGCTAAATAACTGAATATTGGAGGCCGATCCAAATAAACTTCTCGTGGACTTCAAGCCTGAATAAACCACTATTACCTTATTTCTCGCTTAAAACATCTTTTTTCAAGTCTGCAGATATCTGGGATAATTCTCCTTCTCCCTCATATCGTGGTATACGAAAATTAACCCCACTTACACAATACAATACAGCTCCGGGCAAAACAGACATAACCGCTATAATATGGCTTGAAATACCCAAAAGGAGCCCCTCAGACTTTGCTACGCCGATAAGCGCTAGAAAATATACGAAGGCACCCTCCTGAATTCCGATGCCATCGAAAGAAATAGGTAGACGCACTAGCACTAGCACTATAGGGATCAAGATGAAAAAGTATAAAAGTGGGACTTCAATGTTAAAGGCCAACGACAGCGAATAGGTCCACAAAAGCGGAAACAGGTTTTCTACCAAAGAAAGAAGCAGAAAAATACTCAAAGTAGTCCTATCGTCCTGAAAGCTTCTATACGATATGTAAACCTCTTTTAGCTTTTGAACTATTCTATATTTATGAATTCTTTCAAACCAGCGAAACAAAAAACCTAAACGGTTCAAAGCAGATTCGCTAAAAGAAAAATAAATTAAGAAAATAGATAAGACCAAAAGCACTAAAAACAACCAAAACAACTTCCATATACCTTCGAAAAAGTTTTGTCCGAATACAAAAATGCTCAGCACAATACTTATCAGGACAAAGATGAAAAGGGCTATAAAACCCAACGCTCTTTCTATAATGATTGAAGAAATAACGTTAGTTGCGCTATGTCCCTCTTTCGATACAGCATAAGCCCTGAGTGCATCTCCGCCAATCGTAGCGGGCAGAAATAATCCCAGGAAGGTAGAAATTAGATAGGTACCGGTGATATTTATTAGAGGAATCCTTATACCTTTTGCTTTCAGCAGAATGTTCCACTTGTAAGCCATAAGGACGCGGTCGCATAGGGCAATAAAATAAGCTAGTAGCACGTAAGTGAAATTACATCGCGAGACGATATCAGCGATTTCCCCGAGGTCGATTGTGTAAAGAAGAAAAAGGATCAAAACCACACTCAGAAATATTCTCAACCATAGAAATTTTCTACCGCCTTTTTTCGTCACCGCATGAGTATGACCATACTGACTCATATATCTTTTATCCTATTTTCTCTTCTTTGTATAAGCTATCTTGTACTCATCCATTCCCGAATCTGTAAATGTTGGTAGAAGGGCTAATCGATCGTTTTAACCACCTTGGCGGGTACTCCTACAGCTATTGATCGAGGGGGTATGCTCTTCGTAACAACCGCCCCAGCGCCGATAACCGCATAGTCTCCAATTTCTACCCCAGGCAATATTGTAACATTTGCCCCAACCCATACACCTTTCCCAATTACCACGGGTTTAAAGCTCGTTTCCAAATGTCCTCGGTAATCATGGTCCGTGGTAGTAATAAGACAGCAGGGACCGATTTGCGTATCTTCGCCGATCTCGATAGACCCATGGCCAAACAGCCGGCAGAAGCCGTTTATGGCAGCGCGGTCTCCGATTATTACCTTTCCTTCAGTACCAGCTCTAATATAAATGGCCTCCTTCAACAGACAGTCGTTACCGATGCGCACATTTGCGGAATTTATAATCTCGGTTTTTGGCTCGACTATCGTTCCTTTGCCTACGCAACGCTTCAGATAGCGATATTTAGCAGTTGTTAGGCCGATGCTCACCAGTCGAAGCAGTTCAGAAGGATTGCTCTTAACCACCTGAACAAAATATTTATATTTATCGAGCTTGTACATGATTTTGTTCTGACGGTAAGCCGGTAGGGTTAACCAGCTGCTCTTTCAGTCGCTCTCTAGTCCAACCTTCGATACCCATTCGATACCAAATCTCCGCATTGCATAATAGCCAGAGTCGATTGCCATGATCCACTTTTCTCTGTAGATGTTCTGCAAGCAGATGTCTTATTGGTTCTTCTCTTAAGTAGCCGTCATGAACTAGGTGAGAATCAGAGAGAAAAGTCTCAAAAAGTTTCTGAAATTCGTTTGCGAGCAAGTAAGGAAGAGCCGATGAAAACCCTTGTTTCTTCCTTTGCAACAACTCAATTGGCAAATATCTCCCCGCTAACCTTGTCTGGATATAGCGTAGCGTGTGGCCTCGCACTTTCAACGACGCCGGGATACGCGCAACAAATTCCGCCAGTTTATGATCCATGAAGGGGGAGCGAGCCTCAAGACCGTGGGCCATGGTGGTACGATCAAGTATCATCACAGAATGGTCGGGCAGGCGAACCATGCTATCAGCAAACAACATTTTATCCAAAGGCTCTGATGCATTGTCACAATCGAAGTAAGAACGAATGATTTCGAGCGGGTCAAATCCATCTAATCCATGGTGTAGCCGGTCGCCGTAGAGAATCTGACGGTATTCCTCCGTGAAGTAGAAATAACTCAAACTTTGGGCGTAGCGCAGTCCTCCTCGCAAGAAAGATAACTGATTTAACCACTTCAGCTTGTGACTCAAGCTCTTGTACCAAAAGCCATCGGGCATAAGACGTAGGACTCGGCTCATAACATGTCTACGAAGGGTTTCAGGTAATATTGCATAATACTCCACGTACCTGTTTCCGTAGTATCGATCATACCCTCCGAAAAGCTCATCGCCGCCGTCACCACCCAATACTACCTTCACTTCTCTGTGTGCCATCTCCGAGATGTAATACATACAAGCGGAGAGAGGATCAGAGGGTTCGTCCAAGTGCCAAATCAATTCCGGCAACACCTTGATCAACGAAGGGTAAATAGTCTCTTCAAAATGATCCGTATGATACTTCTTCGCGACCATTTGGGCAAAGGGCAGCTCGCTGTAATTCTCATAGGGAACACCCACAGAAAAGGTTTTTATAGGTTGCTTGGTCATTCTACTCATCATGGCTACAACCAGGCTTGAGTCCATCCCCCCGCTGAGAAACGCCCCTACTGGTACGTCGCTGATCATGTGGAGACGAATCGTCTCCAGCATTTTCTGCTCGAGCTCATCTAGCAGGTCATTTTCATTCTTGAAACGAAACTTGGGCTCATAACGCAAATCCCAGTAGCGTTTGATTATAATTTGTCCATCCTTAAATTTAAGCGTATGCGCAGGAGGCAGTTTATAGATAGAAGAGAACATGGTTCGCGGTGGAGCTATAATCCGCAGGGTCAAGTACTGATGGAGCGCTTCACAATTCATTTCCCTTAGCGACGGCTCAGCCACGAGAAGCGCTTTGATTTCCGATGCAAAGGCAAATCGGCCTCCCTGATGAGCATAGAAAAGCGGCTTCTGTCCAAGATGATCCCTAGCTAGAAAAAGCGAACGTTCCTTAGCATCCCAGATCGCAAACGCGAACATGCCGCGCAGTTCTTCTACGCAGCTTTCTCCCTTTTCTTCGTAAAGATGCAGTATAACTTCGGTATCGCTGTTAGTAGAAAAACGATGAGAATCTTTGAGACCTACACGAATTTCTTCATAGTTATAGATCTCGCCATTAAAAACAATCCAAAGGGAACCATCTTCATTAGTCATAGGCTGGTGCCCTCTACCGAGGTCGATAATAGAGAGTCTACGATGCCCCAAGCCGGTCATGGTATCGATATAGATGCCCTCATCGTCAGG encodes the following:
- a CDS encoding lysylphosphatidylglycerol synthase transmembrane domain-containing protein gives rise to the protein MSQYGHTHAVTKKGGRKFLWLRIFLSVVLILFLLYTIDLGEIADIVSRCNFTYVLLAYFIALCDRVLMAYKWNILLKAKGIRIPLINITGTYLISTFLGLFLPATIGGDALRAYAVSKEGHSATNVISSIIIERALGFIALFIFVLISIVLSIFVFGQNFFEGIWKLFWLFLVLLVLSIFLIYFSFSESALNRLGFLFRWFERIHKYRIVQKLKEVYISYRSFQDDRTTLSIFLLLSLVENLFPLLWTYSLSLAFNIEVPLLYFFILIPIVLVLVRLPISFDGIGIQEGAFVYFLALIGVAKSEGLLLGISSHIIAVMSVLPGAVLYCVSGVNFRIPRYEGEGELSQISADLKKDVLSEK
- a CDS encoding GMC family oxidoreductase, which encodes MRKLSRRSFLIGLAGAASAVASWLSFPRLRELFPGLYNRLLQKPGNLPSPSLRLYSPKDLNQSGQFDVCIIGSGPAGSVLAMSLAHNGSKILILESGLDLSHSDPRVQKLDVYRSSGPVTYPVVATRLRALGGASNLWTGRCSRLHPLDFEKNAYTPDDAHWPITYDQLEPYYERAEKTLRVRGGHLSNYHPPRKNALPLPPDTDIAALKSLMRKAGITVDYSSTSTGRFGKGPVKTARDLLPDISISPNARIISGVTVTELVPDPDGRIVNVVVKTLDGESRQIRARVYVIACGALESTRLLLLSRSQTFPEGIGNRYNLVGSCFTEHPNLIFSGKITYDKPPPHFQLGRSHQFYEQFKKQGMGSVILAFYWEPKTPGILKIAATLEMRPMDKNLVSLASDLKDYFGSPGLDVSLSFSDDDIRTMDHARSLVKSIYSELGGGDVQEEPMSWSHHHIGTCRMGDDPKRSVVDRNLRVHDSPNLYVASSAVFVTGGAAHPTLSITALSHRLADHLIARLRDENI
- a CDS encoding acyltransferase, with protein sequence MYKLDKYKYFVQVVKSNPSELLRLVSIGLTTAKYRYLKRCVGKGTIVEPKTEIINSANVRIGNDCLLKEAIYIRAGTEGKVIIGDRAAINGFCRLFGHGSIEIGEDTQIGPCCLITTTDHDYRGHLETSFKPVVIGKGVWVGANVTILPGVEIGDYAVIGAGAVVTKSIPPRSIAVGVPAKVVKTID
- the asnB gene encoding asparagine synthase (glutamine-hydrolyzing), yielding MCGICGKINPQGVTREEIKAMSDILGHRGPDDEGIYIDTMTGLGHRRLSIIDLGRGHQPMTNEDGSLWIVFNGEIYNYEEIRVGLKDSHRFSTNSDTEVILHLYEEKGESCVEELRGMFAFAIWDAKERSLFLARDHLGQKPLFYAHQGGRFAFASEIKALLVAEPSLREMNCEALHQYLTLRIIAPPRTMFSSIYKLPPAHTLKFKDGQIIIKRYWDLRYEPKFRFKNENDLLDELEQKMLETIRLHMISDVPVGAFLSGGMDSSLVVAMMSRMTKQPIKTFSVGVPYENYSELPFAQMVAKKYHTDHFEETIYPSLIKVLPELIWHLDEPSDPLSACMYYISEMAHREVKVVLGGDGGDELFGGYDRYYGNRYVEYYAILPETLRRHVMSRVLRLMPDGFWYKSLSHKLKWLNQLSFLRGGLRYAQSLSYFYFTEEYRQILYGDRLHHGLDGFDPLEIIRSYFDCDNASEPLDKMLFADSMVRLPDHSVMILDRTTMAHGLEARSPFMDHKLAEFVARIPASLKVRGHTLRYIQTRLAGRYLPIELLQRKKQGFSSALPYLLANEFQKLFETFLSDSHLVHDGYLREEPIRHLLAEHLQRKVDHGNRLWLLCNAEIWYRMGIEGWTRERLKEQLVNPTGLPSEQNHVQAR
- a CDS encoding serine hydrolase domain-containing protein, yielding MKRLFLLSRVNMSTALAILAFLAFVIALIIGFNLFPTYQKFSKFLSKYNLTFPWTSPNTKWEMATPESMGVDGRRLNLFKDDLIARKTRALLLVRKDKIILEWYAPGYGPNTLHGTASLAKVLAGSMLLLLVLGDGRIVIDDPAWNYIPAWKDHPFKSNITIRHLITHTSGIEDANEPGKPKEELTEWKGTYWRNLSERFPIAITKAPVIFPPGSRYAYSNPGAKVGQLMLNRGEWKGKQLLDPVLVDRALSSFGGGPEVEIPLGHPEPGFYWWVNSNGALTSLPHDAFIAAGGGHQILLVVPSLELVLVRFGGSLGSGQLPGLGGAFWRNLENYLFRPLMDILGNRSSRVGMSKVFDAQKEMIQLIISEKQMKCSIRYFNI
- a CDS encoding DUF4185 domain-containing protein, coding for MRNICLCIILFVIIGCGGDGRDGAESFSSPHPRSLLITGISFDWSTHKRLAPGSDNWAITWADDGHQYTVWGDGGGFGGTNKDGRVSLGVARIEGSKNDYKGFNVWGGKNAENPAQFEGKSEGIISIGGSLYMWRNGDGSGSDAFKFSRLYKSTNRGATWTYTGVEFNQGTQADLGFFAPCFLQFGQDYKGARDNFVYIYAPNIKQLQWDVQFPGEITLMRVPIAAIENQGEYEFFSGLDDNGNPTWTSNINNRKPVFQDPNGVMRTSVSYNQPLDKYFLVTEHVSRAKGNIGIFEADEPWGPWRTVLYEMAFGAPNIEPNTFYWNFSNKWLSADGRNFVLVFTGKEFNDSWNTLEGTFLLSK